The Streptomyces camelliae genome window below encodes:
- a CDS encoding SLC13 family permease has protein sequence MSHTTLLVIAAAGVATLLLLILRAKVQPFVALVVVSIGVALAAGVPAADLVKTIEEGMGATLGHIATIIALGAMIGRIIELSGGAHAFAYSLIERFGSRRTPLALAVAGFVLGIPVFFEVGLIILMPIAYGVARASRKPLLVYALPMGAAMLTVHAFLPPHPGAVAVAEAIGASQGLMLLMGIPLTAVVVLFGYLVSRRLTRRAHPMDPAVYAEVYGAPDTDGGTSSAAQAPDGTPNSPTPGEGGRGAAVLTRPAIQGTDVRPPSFGMVLTLIVTPILLILLGTIGENTLPAGNTLRAVLTVLGAPMVALLIDVTLCGYFLGARRGWNRARISEVMGSALPPVAMVILVAGAGGVFGKVLVASGIGGAIADVLERTGLPVLLLAFLTSLALRAAQGSATVALVTTAGILTPLLHRADLSTAQLSLVALAMGAGALALSHINDAGYWMFTKLAGLDVATGLRTWTVLTTVMGCAGFALTTVLWPLV, from the coding sequence ATGAGCCACACCACCCTGCTGGTCATCGCGGCCGCCGGTGTCGCGACCCTGCTCCTGCTCATCCTGAGAGCCAAGGTCCAGCCCTTCGTCGCCCTCGTCGTCGTCAGCATCGGCGTCGCGCTGGCCGCGGGTGTGCCCGCCGCCGACCTGGTGAAGACCATCGAAGAGGGCATGGGCGCCACCCTGGGCCACATCGCCACGATCATCGCACTGGGCGCGATGATCGGCCGGATCATCGAACTCTCCGGCGGCGCCCACGCGTTCGCGTACTCCCTCATCGAGAGGTTCGGCTCCCGCCGGACCCCGCTGGCGCTGGCCGTCGCCGGGTTCGTCCTGGGCATCCCCGTCTTCTTCGAGGTGGGCCTGATCATCCTGATGCCGATCGCGTACGGCGTGGCCCGCGCCTCCCGCAAGCCACTGCTGGTGTACGCGCTGCCGATGGGCGCCGCGATGCTCACCGTCCACGCCTTTCTGCCGCCGCACCCGGGAGCCGTCGCGGTCGCCGAGGCGATCGGCGCCAGCCAGGGCCTGATGCTGCTGATGGGCATCCCCCTCACGGCCGTCGTGGTCCTGTTCGGCTACCTCGTCTCCCGTCGTCTCACCCGCCGCGCACACCCGATGGATCCGGCGGTGTACGCCGAGGTGTACGGCGCTCCGGACACCGATGGGGGCACGTCCAGCGCGGCGCAGGCACCCGACGGCACGCCGAACAGCCCGACGCCGGGCGAAGGCGGCCGGGGCGCCGCCGTGCTGACCAGGCCCGCCATCCAGGGCACCGATGTCCGGCCGCCGTCCTTCGGCATGGTCCTGACGCTGATCGTCACTCCGATCCTGCTGATCCTCCTCGGCACCATCGGCGAGAACACCCTCCCCGCGGGCAACACTCTCCGCGCCGTACTCACTGTCCTCGGCGCCCCGATGGTGGCACTGCTCATCGATGTCACCCTGTGCGGCTACTTCCTGGGCGCCCGCCGCGGCTGGAACCGCGCACGCATCTCCGAGGTCATGGGCTCCGCACTGCCGCCCGTCGCGATGGTGATCCTGGTCGCGGGCGCGGGCGGTGTCTTCGGCAAGGTCCTGGTCGCCAGTGGCATCGGCGGTGCGATCGCCGACGTCCTGGAGAGGACCGGCCTGCCGGTGCTGCTGCTGGCCTTCCTCACGTCCCTCGCCCTGCGGGCCGCCCAGGGGTCGGCGACCGTCGCCCTCGTCACCACCGCCGGCATCCTCACCCCGCTGCTGCACCGAGCCGACCTGTCCACGGCGCAACTGTCCCTGGTGGCCCTGGCGATGGGCGCGGGCGCCCTGGCGCTGTCCCACATCAACGACGCCGGGTACTGGATGTTCACCAAGCTCGCCGGCCTCGATGTGGCGACGGGGCTGCGCACCTGGACCGTACTGACGACAGTCATGGGATGTGCGGGCTTCGCCTTGACCACCGTGCTGTGGCCCCTGGTCTGA
- a CDS encoding four-carbon acid sugar kinase family protein has translation MSLPLPAQPGPVPEAVVLEGLPPVREASAAEVAARISGGPRLVVLDDDPTGTQTVADVPVLTSWTVEDLRWALRQDSTAFFVLTNTRSLSPEDAAARNREVVRALHTAATAEGAGYVLASRGDSTLRGHFPLETDVLAEELTELGAGAPDGVVLVPAYIEAGRLTVGSRHWMRTADGLLPVGESEFARDATFGYRSSSLPEWVEEKTAGRVRADEVLRITLDDLRGGGPAHVARLLSALHGGRTAVVDAVCDDDLRVLALALAEAEENGTRLLYRVGPSFVRARAGQAGRAPLTPAELRRLRGDAPHGLIAVGSHVSLTTRQLGRLRERGGIAEYELDVALLLDEARRDAHIAEIAAAAAGALDATDAVIRTSRTLVTGADADDSLAISRRVSAALVEAVRRVNATRRPAFVVAKGGITSSDTATHGLRIGRAWARGTLLPGIVSLWEPVDGPAAGIPYIVFAGNVGDADALADALDLLRSP, from the coding sequence ATGTCCCTACCCCTCCCTGCCCAGCCGGGGCCCGTTCCCGAGGCCGTGGTGCTGGAAGGGCTGCCCCCGGTCCGCGAGGCAAGCGCCGCCGAGGTGGCCGCCCGTATCTCCGGCGGCCCCCGTCTCGTCGTCCTCGACGACGATCCGACCGGCACCCAGACGGTCGCCGACGTCCCGGTCCTGACCTCCTGGACGGTGGAGGACCTGCGCTGGGCACTGCGCCAGGACAGCACCGCCTTCTTCGTCCTCACCAACACCCGCAGCCTGTCGCCCGAGGACGCCGCCGCCCGCAACCGTGAGGTGGTCCGGGCCCTGCACACGGCGGCGACGGCTGAGGGCGCCGGTTATGTCCTGGCCAGCCGCGGCGACTCGACCCTGCGCGGGCACTTCCCGCTGGAGACAGATGTCCTCGCCGAGGAGCTGACCGAGCTGGGCGCCGGCGCTCCGGACGGTGTGGTGCTGGTCCCCGCCTACATCGAGGCGGGCCGGCTGACCGTCGGCTCCCGCCACTGGATGCGTACGGCCGACGGACTGCTGCCGGTCGGCGAGAGCGAGTTCGCCCGTGACGCCACCTTCGGCTACCGCAGCTCCTCGCTGCCGGAGTGGGTCGAGGAGAAGACGGCCGGGCGGGTCAGGGCCGACGAGGTGCTGCGCATCACGCTCGACGACCTCAGGGGCGGTGGCCCGGCACACGTGGCGCGGCTGCTGTCCGCGCTGCACGGCGGCCGTACGGCCGTGGTCGACGCCGTGTGCGACGACGATCTGCGAGTGCTGGCCCTCGCCCTCGCGGAGGCGGAGGAGAACGGCACGCGGCTGCTGTACCGGGTCGGGCCGTCCTTCGTCCGGGCCCGCGCCGGACAGGCCGGCCGGGCCCCGCTCACCCCGGCGGAACTGCGCCGGCTGCGCGGGGACGCACCGCACGGCCTGATCGCCGTAGGATCCCATGTCTCCCTGACGACACGGCAGTTGGGCCGGCTGCGGGAGCGTGGCGGGATCGCCGAGTACGAACTCGACGTGGCGCTCCTGCTCGACGAGGCACGGCGTGACGCCCACATCGCCGAGATCGCGGCCGCGGCCGCCGGCGCACTGGACGCCACGGACGCCGTGATCCGCACCTCGCGCACGCTCGTGACGGGGGCCGACGCCGACGACAGCCTGGCGATCTCCCGCCGGGTCTCCGCCGCGCTCGTGGAGGCCGTGCGCCGGGTCAACGCCACCCGGCGACCCGCCTTCGTCGTCGCCAAGGGCGGCATCACCTCCAGCGACACCGCCACGCACGGCCTGCGGATCGGCCGTGCCTGGGCCCGGGGCACGCTGCTGCCCGGGATCGTCTCGCTCTGGGAGCCCGTGGACGGCCCCGCCGCCGGTATCCCCTACATCGTCTTCGCCGGGAACGTCGGCGACGCCGACGCCCTCGCCGACGCCCTCGACCTGCTCCGGAGCCCCTGA
- a CDS encoding hydroxyacid dehydrogenase: protein MSPAAATAVFTPRSLAALANVCDLAPLPVLDDLTTVRAKAVLADVELLVTGWGCPRLDADVLAAAPRLRAVVHAAGSVRGHITDACWERGVEVSSAAAANALPVAEYTLAMILLHGKHVLERARDFRRTRERADWLLTPHEVGNYRRTVGILSASLIGRRVIELLRPFDHEVLLHDPYVTEAEAAELGVEWVDLPELFGRSDLLSIHTPLLPATHGLVSRELLDAMRPGAVLINTSRGAVVDQDALTDVVRAGRIRAVLDVTDPEVLPADHPLWDCPNALITPHLAGSQGNEWERLADTAVGEVARWAEGDGFAHSVRRERLAFLA, encoded by the coding sequence ATGTCGCCCGCGGCGGCGACCGCCGTCTTCACGCCGCGGTCGCTGGCCGCGCTCGCGAACGTGTGCGACCTGGCGCCGCTGCCGGTCCTGGACGACCTGACGACCGTACGCGCGAAGGCCGTACTCGCCGATGTCGAGCTGCTCGTCACCGGCTGGGGGTGCCCGCGGCTCGACGCGGACGTCCTCGCGGCGGCGCCCCGGCTGAGGGCCGTGGTGCACGCGGCCGGTTCGGTGCGCGGGCACATCACCGACGCCTGCTGGGAGCGGGGCGTGGAAGTGTCGTCGGCGGCCGCGGCCAACGCGCTGCCGGTCGCCGAGTACACGCTCGCCATGATCCTGCTGCACGGAAAGCACGTGCTGGAGCGGGCCCGCGACTTCCGGCGGACCCGTGAACGCGCCGACTGGCTGCTGACCCCGCACGAGGTGGGCAACTACCGCCGCACAGTGGGCATCCTGTCCGCCTCCCTGATCGGCCGCCGGGTCATCGAGCTGCTGCGCCCCTTCGACCACGAGGTGCTGCTGCACGACCCGTACGTCACCGAGGCCGAGGCCGCGGAGCTGGGCGTGGAGTGGGTGGACCTGCCCGAACTCTTCGGCCGCAGCGACCTGTTGAGCATCCACACGCCGCTGCTGCCCGCCACCCACGGCCTCGTCAGCCGGGAACTGCTGGACGCCATGCGGCCGGGAGCCGTGCTGATCAACACCTCGCGCGGCGCGGTCGTCGACCAGGACGCGCTCACCGACGTGGTGCGCGCGGGCCGCATCCGGGCGGTGCTCGACGTGACGGACCCTGAAGTCCTGCCAGCCGACCACCCGTTGTGGGACTGCCCGAACGCTCTGATCACCCCGCACCTCGCCGGTTCCCAGGGCAACGAGTGGGAGCGGCTCGCCGACACGGCCGTCGGCGAGGTGGCCCGGTGGGCCGAGGGCGACGGTTTCGCCCATTCCGTACGACGCGAGAGGCTGGCGTTCCTGGCATGA
- a CDS encoding class II fructose-bisphosphate aldolase: MLLHGTDVLKDAAAAGHAVPGFVAYNLETVQGVTAAAEACGRPVLIQAGSSPFKHAGREALMRLALDAAAHSTARLGVHLDHSRDLDEITACLEAGYTSVMVDGSHLPFTENIALTKEAVRRARDHGAWVEAELGALPGDEDVSTDAVAQATAMTDPDQAAEFVAATGVDALAVAVGNVHGFTKSPVRLDLARLAAIHQAVPVPLVLHGASGLPVEELHGALTRGVAKVNVNAELRRAYLEAVRSTLPAALPGSDAVSLWASGRDAVRDAALEVIGRLTPGAETANA, encoded by the coding sequence ATGCTGCTGCACGGAACCGACGTCCTGAAGGATGCCGCGGCCGCCGGTCACGCGGTGCCCGGGTTCGTCGCCTACAACCTGGAGACCGTCCAGGGCGTCACGGCCGCCGCCGAGGCCTGCGGACGACCCGTCCTGATCCAGGCGGGCTCCAGCCCCTTCAAGCACGCCGGGCGCGAGGCCCTGATGCGACTGGCTCTGGACGCCGCCGCACACTCCACCGCTCGCCTCGGTGTGCACCTCGACCACAGCAGGGACCTGGACGAGATCACGGCCTGCCTGGAGGCCGGCTACACCTCCGTCATGGTGGACGGTTCCCACCTGCCGTTCACCGAGAACATCGCTCTGACGAAGGAGGCGGTGCGGCGGGCCCGCGACCACGGGGCCTGGGTGGAGGCCGAGCTCGGCGCCCTGCCCGGCGACGAGGACGTCTCCACCGACGCCGTCGCCCAGGCCACGGCGATGACGGATCCGGACCAGGCGGCCGAGTTCGTGGCGGCCACGGGCGTGGACGCACTCGCCGTCGCCGTCGGCAACGTCCACGGCTTCACCAAGAGCCCGGTCCGCCTCGACCTGGCGCGGCTGGCCGCGATCCACCAGGCCGTACCGGTCCCGCTCGTCCTGCACGGCGCCAGCGGACTGCCCGTCGAGGAACTGCACGGCGCTCTCACGCGTGGTGTCGCCAAGGTCAACGTCAACGCCGAACTGCGCCGCGCCTACCTGGAGGCGGTCCGCAGCACCCTCCCGGCCGCCCTGCCCGGTTCCGACGCGGTCTCCCTGTGGGCGTCGGGCCGCGACGCGGTCCGGGACGCCGCTCTGGAGGTCATCGGCCGCCTCACCCCCGGCGCCGAGACCGCAAACGCCTGA
- a CDS encoding NAD(P)-dependent oxidoreductase: MSPHPRPRTAVIGLGAMGLPMARRLAGELPVSVYDIAADRRAGLTTMGARDAASPAEAVRDADVVVLAVRDQAQVEGALFGENGAAEALRPGTAVILTSTVGPEAARSTAARLAVRGVLTVDAPVSGGPVRAGNGDLLIVVGAEEVALKAARPVLDLLASTLTVVGPRPGDGQAMKAVNQLLAGVHIAAAAEAIALARGLGLDPGAVVDSLKHGAAGSFMFADRGPRMVQTYDDGPEPEVKSRLDIFVKDMGIVTGIAKDAHVPVPLAAAAEQLYLLGERAGLGARDDSSVVTVLSPKSPEGVGR; the protein is encoded by the coding sequence ATGTCTCCGCACCCCCGTCCCCGCACGGCCGTCATAGGCCTGGGTGCCATGGGACTTCCCATGGCGCGCCGTCTGGCCGGCGAACTGCCCGTCTCCGTCTACGACATCGCCGCCGACCGCCGGGCCGGCCTGACCACCATGGGCGCCCGCGATGCCGCGTCCCCGGCCGAGGCCGTCCGTGACGCCGACGTCGTCGTACTCGCCGTACGCGACCAGGCCCAGGTCGAGGGCGCGCTGTTCGGCGAGAACGGCGCCGCCGAAGCCCTCCGCCCCGGTACGGCGGTGATCCTCACCAGCACGGTCGGGCCCGAGGCGGCACGCAGCACCGCCGCTCGGCTCGCCGTACGTGGGGTGCTGACCGTGGACGCGCCGGTCAGCGGTGGCCCGGTGCGGGCCGGCAACGGTGATCTGCTGATCGTCGTCGGCGCCGAGGAGGTGGCGCTGAAGGCGGCCCGCCCGGTCCTCGACCTGCTCGCCTCGACACTCACGGTCGTCGGCCCGCGCCCCGGCGACGGACAGGCGATGAAGGCCGTCAACCAGCTGCTGGCAGGCGTGCACATCGCGGCCGCGGCCGAGGCGATCGCGCTCGCCCGTGGCCTCGGGCTCGACCCGGGCGCGGTCGTGGACAGCCTCAAGCACGGCGCCGCCGGCTCCTTCATGTTCGCCGACCGCGGGCCCCGCATGGTCCAGACCTACGACGACGGCCCCGAGCCCGAGGTCAAGTCACGGCTCGACATCTTCGTCAAGGACATGGGCATCGTCACCGGCATCGCCAAGGACGCCCACGTCCCCGTGCCCCTGGCCGCCGCGGCCGAACAGCTCTACCTGCTCGGCGAGCGCGCCGGGCTCGGCGCCCGCGACGACTCCTCCGTCGTCACCGTCCTGTCTCCCAAGTCCCCGGAAGGAGTGGGACGATGA
- a CDS encoding helix-turn-helix domain-containing protein → MTAVTVGDLIRRRRGLARRSQMDLAHGIGISPRHLSFVELGKSRPSPGVLVAIARHLDLPLRERNDWLLAAGYAPRYPETALADSGLSGVRASLQRLLDAHDPFPGAVIDRQWNVRLTNEAGRRLVSGIPEEVRGVPTNIFRTALHPDGLARRTRNFPEWSAHLLRRLDRAVVRTQDPALVALADEITTWPAIPDRRTWSRLSSDGADDPVLSWRVEVGGEELSMFTMMSAFGTPADVTLSELCVELFFPADRATETALRHHAEFS, encoded by the coding sequence GTGACAGCCGTGACCGTCGGGGATCTGATCCGTCGCCGGCGGGGCCTGGCCCGGCGCAGCCAGATGGATCTGGCGCACGGGATCGGGATCTCGCCCCGCCATCTGAGCTTCGTCGAGCTGGGCAAGTCGAGGCCCAGTCCCGGCGTGCTCGTGGCGATCGCCCGGCATCTCGACCTTCCGCTGCGCGAGCGGAACGACTGGCTGCTGGCCGCCGGTTACGCGCCCCGTTACCCGGAGACGGCGCTGGCCGATTCCGGACTGTCCGGGGTTCGGGCGTCGTTGCAGAGGCTCCTGGACGCGCACGATCCGTTTCCCGGTGCCGTGATCGACCGTCAGTGGAATGTGCGGCTCACCAACGAGGCCGGGCGCCGGCTGGTCTCCGGCATCCCGGAAGAAGTCCGCGGCGTGCCGACCAACATCTTCCGTACCGCACTGCACCCCGATGGTCTCGCCCGCCGTACCCGCAACTTCCCGGAGTGGTCCGCCCATCTGCTGCGCCGGCTGGACCGGGCCGTCGTCCGGACCCAGGACCCGGCCCTCGTCGCGCTCGCCGACGAGATCACCACCTGGCCGGCCATCCCCGACCGTCGCACCTGGAGCCGGTTGTCCTCCGACGGCGCGGACGACCCGGTGCTGTCCTGGCGGGTGGAAGTCGGTGGTGAGGAGCTGTCGATGTTCACCATGATGAGCGCTTTCGGGACCCCCGCGGACGTGACCCTGTCCGAGTTGTGCGTCGAGCTCTTCTTTCCCGCCGACCGGGCGACCGAGACGGCCCTACGCCACCATGCCGAGTTCAGCTGA
- a CDS encoding carbohydrate ABC transporter permease, whose amino-acid sequence MSATDSTLLRPRLLGRATVNVVVAISVLYTLLPVVWLLLAASKSRDALFSSSILSFRDFSLVQNIKNLFTMDGGLYGRWYANSLLYAVLGAALGALISVACGYAFDKYRFRHKEKLFGLVLAAVMVPQTVLALPLYLIASETGVVNTFWSVFVPVLFNPFGVYLGRIFAQGYVPDEVLEAARVDGAGELTTYARVSLRMLGPGLVTVFLFQLTAIWNNFFLPMVMLSNQDLYPVSLGLYQWNSQATVSPEYYPVVIMGSLLAVLPLILAFALLQRFWRSGLTAGAVR is encoded by the coding sequence ATGAGCGCCACGGACTCCACCCTGCTGCGCCCGCGCCTGCTGGGCCGGGCGACCGTCAACGTCGTCGTCGCGATCTCCGTCCTGTACACCCTGCTGCCGGTGGTGTGGCTGCTGCTCGCCGCGTCGAAGTCCCGCGACGCCCTGTTCAGCAGCAGCATCCTGTCCTTCAGGGACTTCTCCCTCGTTCAGAACATCAAGAACCTGTTCACCATGGACGGCGGACTGTACGGGCGCTGGTACGCCAACAGCCTGCTCTACGCCGTCCTGGGCGCGGCGCTCGGCGCGCTGATCAGCGTCGCCTGCGGGTACGCCTTCGACAAGTACCGCTTCCGGCACAAGGAGAAGCTGTTCGGCCTCGTGCTGGCGGCCGTCATGGTGCCGCAGACGGTGCTCGCGCTGCCGCTGTACCTCATCGCCTCCGAGACCGGTGTCGTGAACACTTTCTGGTCGGTGTTCGTCCCCGTCCTGTTCAACCCGTTCGGCGTGTACCTGGGCCGCATCTTCGCCCAGGGCTATGTGCCCGACGAGGTCCTGGAGGCAGCGCGTGTCGACGGCGCCGGCGAGCTGACGACCTACGCACGTGTGTCGCTGCGCATGCTGGGCCCAGGCCTGGTCACGGTCTTCCTCTTCCAGCTGACGGCGATCTGGAACAACTTCTTCCTGCCGATGGTGATGCTGTCCAACCAGGACCTGTATCCCGTGAGCCTGGGTCTGTACCAGTGGAACAGCCAGGCGACCGTCTCGCCCGAGTACTACCCGGTGGTGATCATGGGCTCGCTCCTCGCGGTCCTCCCGCTCATCCTCGCGTTCGCCCTCCTCCAGCGGTTCTGGCGCTCCGGCCTGACGGCGGGGGCGGTCAGGTGA
- a CDS encoding DUF6882 domain-containing protein: MEQFEGADSAGEAEDSAQDGGLGILVLQGEEMIRQLAQAHMTWGLGTADRWDLDQTTGLITWTFPDRSATAPAQILGSYSPRAGSWMWAWANPSILPEMSRDARSLRDWGEAHGHHAFTRAKFDADEQAVSTLVAIAVRATRATGFYRGPGGNASVIITFGPVTLTAADGSTSTFDIDIDG, translated from the coding sequence ATGGAGCAGTTCGAAGGGGCCGATTCGGCCGGCGAGGCAGAGGATTCCGCGCAGGACGGCGGGCTGGGCATCCTGGTCCTGCAAGGTGAGGAGATGATCAGGCAACTGGCCCAGGCCCACATGACGTGGGGCCTGGGGACCGCCGATCGCTGGGATCTGGATCAGACGACCGGGCTCATCACCTGGACATTTCCTGACAGGAGTGCGACGGCGCCCGCCCAGATTCTCGGCAGTTACAGCCCCCGGGCGGGCTCGTGGATGTGGGCCTGGGCGAATCCCAGCATCCTGCCCGAGATGAGCCGCGACGCGCGCAGTCTTCGCGACTGGGGCGAAGCCCACGGCCATCATGCCTTCACCCGTGCCAAGTTCGACGCCGACGAGCAGGCGGTGTCGACACTGGTCGCGATCGCGGTGAGGGCCACCAGGGCGACAGGGTTCTACCGGGGGCCGGGCGGAAACGCCTCCGTGATCATCACGTTCGGGCCGGTCACTCTGACCGCCGCCGACGGCAGCACGTCGACCTTCGACATCGACATCGACGGCTGA
- a CDS encoding DUF2264 domain-containing protein — MSIPFELPAENRESSPHTGYTRAHWEAVADGLLGAAWRWATPGGALLDLPGRPSGSGVRSDGLEGYARTFLAAGFRVAGAGGKDPHGWLERYASGLAAGTRTPGRDDAESWPLILDHHVQGQPMVESASVALGLTLTRPWLWDRLDGDVQDRAETWLRGALTHTPAPNNWYLFPFMVASFLESAGRGDTATERAMERALDLMETWYRGDGWYADGDGRAFDHYNGWALHLYPLLHAHLSGDTALSDRFGPRLREHLEGFSLLFGADGAPIHFGRSLTYRFAASAAVGMGAVTGHTPLSPGTSRRLISANLRYFLDRGAVTDDGLLSLGWHGPHTATLQSYSGPASPYWASKAFVALLAPENAPLWTATEEPAPSEGPDRVLALPAPGLLVQSTGADGIVRLHNHGSDHVRPHEGESAAQDDPLYGRQAYSTHTGPTSRANVADNHLSVEVGGIASVRRRIHPLGGGQGDGWGWAASWHRPVFVSGPPMVPGLRVESVTVARGRHELRIHRVVGAPHGARVTLTGWATQTLRSELAGLHGWGEADQVRAPEGTAYEPWVRMPRLSARVHGTAVLVALARLGADADAPPLAAAVTEVTWVDGELRVHWADGPRTGVTFEPLRVRTA; from the coding sequence ATGAGCATTCCCTTCGAACTTCCCGCTGAGAACCGGGAGTCGAGCCCGCACACCGGCTACACCCGCGCCCACTGGGAGGCCGTCGCCGACGGGCTGCTCGGCGCCGCCTGGCGCTGGGCGACCCCCGGCGGCGCCCTGCTCGATCTGCCGGGCCGCCCCTCCGGGTCCGGCGTCCGCTCGGACGGACTGGAGGGCTACGCCCGCACGTTCCTGGCGGCCGGCTTCCGTGTCGCCGGCGCCGGCGGCAAGGACCCGCACGGCTGGCTGGAGCGCTACGCGAGCGGCCTCGCGGCGGGCACCCGCACACCCGGCCGGGACGACGCCGAGTCCTGGCCGCTGATCCTCGACCACCATGTGCAGGGCCAGCCGATGGTCGAGTCGGCGTCGGTGGCGCTCGGCCTGACCCTGACCCGGCCGTGGCTGTGGGACCGGCTCGACGGCGACGTACAGGACCGGGCCGAGACCTGGCTGCGCGGCGCCCTCACGCACACCCCCGCGCCGAACAACTGGTACCTCTTCCCGTTCATGGTGGCGTCCTTCCTGGAGTCGGCCGGCCGCGGCGACACGGCGACGGAGCGGGCCATGGAGCGGGCGCTCGACCTGATGGAGACCTGGTACCGGGGCGACGGCTGGTACGCGGACGGCGACGGGCGGGCCTTCGACCACTACAACGGGTGGGCGCTGCACCTGTATCCGCTGCTCCACGCCCATCTGTCGGGCGACACGGCGCTGTCGGACCGGTTCGGGCCGCGGCTGCGCGAGCATCTGGAGGGCTTCTCGCTCCTCTTCGGCGCCGACGGGGCGCCGATCCACTTCGGGCGTTCGCTGACCTACCGGTTCGCGGCGTCGGCGGCGGTCGGCATGGGGGCCGTCACGGGGCACACACCCTTGTCCCCGGGCACGTCACGCCGCCTGATCAGCGCAAATCTCCGCTACTTCCTCGACCGGGGCGCGGTGACGGACGACGGCCTCCTCAGCCTGGGGTGGCACGGCCCGCACACCGCCACGCTCCAGTCCTACTCCGGCCCCGCGTCCCCGTACTGGGCGTCGAAGGCCTTCGTGGCGCTGCTCGCGCCCGAGAACGCCCCGCTGTGGACGGCGACCGAGGAGCCGGCGCCGAGCGAGGGCCCCGACCGGGTCCTCGCGCTGCCTGCCCCCGGGCTGCTCGTGCAGTCGACCGGGGCCGACGGGATCGTGCGCCTGCACAACCACGGCAGTGACCATGTCCGGCCGCACGAGGGCGAGTCGGCGGCGCAGGACGACCCGCTGTACGGCCGCCAGGCGTACTCCACGCACACCGGCCCCACATCGCGGGCCAACGTCGCGGACAACCATCTGTCCGTGGAGGTCGGCGGCATCGCAAGCGTGCGGCGGCGCATCCATCCGCTGGGCGGGGGACAGGGCGACGGATGGGGCTGGGCGGCGTCCTGGCACCGGCCGGTGTTCGTTTCCGGGCCGCCGATGGTGCCGGGGCTGCGCGTCGAGAGCGTGACGGTGGCGCGCGGGCGCCACGAGCTGCGGATCCACCGGGTGGTCGGGGCACCGCACGGGGCGCGGGTCACCCTCACCGGGTGGGCCACGCAGACGCTCCGCTCCGAGCTGGCGGGACTGCACGGCTGGGGCGAGGCGGACCAGGTGCGGGCGCCCGAGGGCACGGCCTACGAGCCGTGGGTACGGATGCCCCGGCTCTCGGCGCGGGTCCACGGGACCGCGGTGCTCGTCGCGCTGGCCCGCCTGGGCGCCGATGCCGATGCACCGCCGCTCGCCGCCGCCGTGACCGAGGTGACCTGGGTGGACGGGGAACTGCGCGTCCACTGGGCGGACGGGCCGCGGACCGGCGTGACCTTCGAGCCGCTTCGGGTGAGGACGGCGTAG
- a CDS encoding FadR/GntR family transcriptional regulator — MSLSDDLAEQLLTAIIDGQYPPDAVLPPEGELSEQSGVSRLTVREAVKQLRAQNVVRVVRGRGTYVNPPDRWTALEPVVRAASRTASGALSERLIEARRLIENGACELAASRRTEEDLDVLRQHLALMREAAEAGDTEQFVQADIDFHDTVMRATGNLFVPLLFEPFGPLLVEGRRETSAVPEIRTNAIAHHEAVLAALETGNPDAARAAMDGHMNQTADDLRTHVIKRGRD, encoded by the coding sequence ATGTCGCTCTCGGACGACCTTGCCGAGCAGCTGCTCACCGCGATCATCGACGGGCAGTATCCGCCGGATGCCGTCCTCCCGCCCGAGGGAGAGCTCTCGGAGCAGAGCGGGGTCAGCCGCCTGACCGTCCGCGAGGCGGTGAAGCAGCTGCGGGCGCAGAACGTGGTGAGGGTGGTGCGCGGCCGCGGCACCTATGTCAACCCGCCGGACCGGTGGACCGCCCTGGAACCGGTGGTGCGGGCGGCCTCGCGCACCGCGAGCGGCGCCCTGTCGGAACGGTTGATCGAGGCGCGCCGGCTCATCGAGAACGGCGCGTGCGAGCTGGCCGCCTCCCGCCGTACCGAAGAGGACCTGGACGTGCTGCGTCAGCACCTCGCGCTCATGCGTGAGGCCGCCGAGGCGGGCGACACCGAGCAGTTCGTGCAGGCCGACATCGACTTCCACGACACGGTGATGAGGGCGACGGGCAACCTGTTCGTCCCGCTGCTCTTCGAGCCGTTCGGCCCGCTGCTCGTCGAGGGGCGCCGGGAGACCTCGGCCGTCCCCGAGATCCGCACGAACGCCATCGCCCACCACGAGGCGGTGCTCGCCGCGCTGGAGACCGGCAACCCCGATGCGGCCCGAGCCGCGATGGACGGCCACATGAACCAGACCGCCGACGATCTGCGCACCCACGTGATCAAGCGCGGCCGCGACTGA